In Brevibacillus brevis, a genomic segment contains:
- a CDS encoding AAA family ATPase, producing MLATQTTRIFSSVPLKNQDATVVSPDQLLSHVQETPNAIVYLLWPEDKVLLPLLRDHATVYVLGNLKSEQYVEEMKEALRNGAHDFLDRMDHISTAIHETNKTETDTKPVEHVIRLVPRTRPSSSVPRSKEQSMFSEPIDHEEQQRKEEKQEFHPPIDKQPETVSVNFTRLDELHIRPIGGRQMFVVTSTKGGIGKTTVAMNVARLLHDYANGRVILVDLMHPHGNVATRMRIKTEVNLKTWEPYFENNALVTDQVILTKLVVKHPNGLYVLPGVNVGQSCSPEFVGYILTHLSRTFDYVVIDIGPERQDLLSVAMSMANRTLLVVDYDLATIKDSQEYLDFWSRRQQSLEKVNVLVNFEPMKKDRNTLTREKCKAYFNGLSIIGFLPEASGMRAIHNEGKVLVQEDKSHPFSVALIGVMESLVSGFVVKEKRGFFARLFGGKK from the coding sequence ATGCTCGCGACTCAAACAACACGCATTTTTTCTTCAGTTCCCCTAAAGAATCAAGACGCAACGGTTGTTTCACCCGATCAACTCCTGTCCCATGTGCAAGAAACTCCAAATGCCATCGTGTATCTCCTCTGGCCAGAAGATAAGGTTCTGCTGCCCCTTCTGAGGGATCATGCAACGGTGTATGTCCTTGGGAATCTCAAGAGCGAACAATATGTCGAAGAAATGAAGGAAGCATTGCGGAATGGTGCCCATGACTTTCTGGATCGTATGGATCACATTTCCACCGCTATACATGAAACAAATAAAACAGAAACGGATACGAAGCCTGTTGAACACGTCATTCGCTTGGTACCCAGGACAAGACCATCTTCTTCGGTTCCCCGGAGCAAAGAACAGTCAATGTTTTCGGAACCGATTGACCATGAAGAGCAGCAAAGGAAGGAAGAAAAACAAGAGTTCCATCCTCCGATAGACAAGCAACCCGAGACTGTATCCGTCAACTTTACACGTCTGGATGAACTTCACATCCGACCCATCGGGGGGCGACAGATGTTCGTGGTTACCTCTACAAAGGGGGGAATCGGAAAAACGACTGTTGCCATGAACGTGGCCCGGCTGTTGCATGATTATGCAAACGGTCGGGTCATTCTTGTTGACTTGATGCACCCACACGGCAATGTAGCAACTCGAATGCGGATCAAGACGGAAGTAAATCTGAAAACGTGGGAGCCGTACTTCGAAAACAACGCGCTTGTAACAGATCAAGTAATTCTCACCAAACTGGTGGTCAAGCATCCTAACGGCCTGTATGTGCTGCCAGGTGTGAATGTGGGACAATCTTGCTCTCCCGAATTTGTCGGCTACATTTTGACCCATCTCAGCCGGACTTTCGACTACGTGGTGATTGATATCGGGCCAGAGCGGCAAGACCTTCTCAGTGTGGCGATGTCGATGGCGAACAGAACCCTGTTGGTCGTTGACTACGATTTGGCAACTATCAAGGATTCACAGGAATATCTGGATTTTTGGAGCAGACGGCAACAATCCCTGGAAAAAGTCAATGTGTTGGTCAATTTTGAGCCGATGAAAAAAGACCGGAATACCCTTACGAGGGAAAAGTGCAAAGCATACTTTAACGGGTTGTCCATCATCGGTTTTTTGCCGGAGGCGTCCGGCATGCGGGCCATTCACAATGAGGGTAAGGTGCTGGTACAAGAAGATAAATCCCATCCCTTTTCTGTTGCTCTTATCGGAGTGATGGAATCGCTCGTATCCGGATTCGTGGTGAAAGAAAAACGCGGATTTTTTGCAAGACTGTTTGGAGGGAAAAAATGA
- a CDS encoding peptidoglycan DD-metalloendopeptidase family protein: MEKYLNQTYELVKPEFRFRKACDGRILLDFAHTYIGTYQYHYQTVYEKQPDGTQKCREVLAHVDTDFSYEKLKQSLRHYGLEDNQNVDIVIFQAYGFDRDLKDPRVKYLLPPEMQQVIARSPIGSAPRNERGEIDLYALLPERTPKEFIESMHAKVQVYDNSWRINKGRTPLGTLPRRGSESRFGTIAVAKDNPYGLQLGMKVYIPRYGYAIVEEFSDNINDDILTDRFVDKVAKFLFLSYDLLTSWLDDITNRTKKEEVVYLFMGGEETDEERLVKAQASLSSAYTVYYQSIPIYILNPDFQIEPPNFEVRGKTFWDGSTWPITSCFCYRELYGKREFHDGVDWGVPEYIPVLAINSGIVQIAKHSDSAGNYVALKLDTQVHENNRTQDIVVRYLHLSKYVVSPGQRVQQGEVIGYVGSTGRSTGAHLHMDVTIGGKRRDPLKWIDFIKADGLLDVYGEQPSFEGGEISNPDTEKMEYVGEFEITAYTAGKESTGKEPGDPGYGITASGKPVRPDHTIAADWTVIPAGSIVKIEGLEPYYVVEDVGSDIKGNRIDIYMPELEDALQFGRQKRRVWIMKH, translated from the coding sequence ATGGAAAAGTATTTGAACCAAACCTACGAGCTGGTTAAGCCGGAATTTCGTTTTCGAAAGGCTTGTGACGGCCGAATTCTGCTTGATTTTGCTCATACCTATATCGGGACCTATCAGTATCATTACCAAACCGTTTATGAGAAGCAGCCGGACGGCACCCAAAAATGTCGTGAGGTGTTGGCCCACGTAGACACGGACTTTTCGTATGAAAAACTGAAACAGTCTCTTCGACACTATGGTTTGGAAGATAACCAGAATGTTGACATCGTTATTTTTCAAGCCTATGGGTTTGATCGGGACTTAAAAGATCCCCGTGTGAAGTACCTGCTGCCGCCGGAAATGCAACAAGTGATTGCCCGATCACCAATTGGTTCTGCCCCCAGAAATGAGCGGGGAGAAATCGACTTGTATGCTCTCCTGCCGGAACGAACGCCAAAAGAGTTTATTGAATCCATGCATGCAAAAGTTCAAGTCTACGACAATTCGTGGCGTATCAATAAAGGCAGGACACCGCTTGGTACACTTCCCCGAAGAGGAAGCGAATCACGATTCGGAACGATAGCGGTTGCAAAAGATAACCCGTACGGTCTTCAACTCGGCATGAAAGTATATATTCCGAGGTACGGTTACGCCATTGTGGAGGAATTCTCGGATAACATCAATGATGACATCCTAACGGATCGTTTCGTCGATAAGGTGGCCAAATTTTTATTTTTGTCCTATGATCTCCTCACTTCCTGGTTAGACGACATCACCAATCGAACCAAAAAAGAGGAAGTCGTTTATCTTTTCATGGGTGGAGAAGAGACAGATGAGGAGAGGTTGGTTAAGGCTCAAGCTTCCCTGAGTAGTGCGTACACGGTTTATTATCAATCGATCCCCATCTATATTCTCAACCCGGACTTTCAAATTGAGCCTCCAAACTTTGAAGTGAGGGGAAAGACATTTTGGGATGGCAGTACGTGGCCCATTACAAGTTGTTTTTGTTACCGAGAACTCTATGGTAAACGAGAATTCCACGATGGGGTCGACTGGGGCGTTCCCGAATATATTCCAGTCCTGGCGATTAACTCAGGGATCGTGCAGATTGCGAAACACTCGGACTCGGCCGGAAATTATGTAGCGTTAAAATTGGATACACAAGTTCACGAAAATAATCGTACGCAGGACATCGTTGTTCGTTATCTTCACTTAAGCAAGTACGTGGTATCTCCTGGACAGAGGGTACAGCAGGGGGAAGTGATTGGGTATGTTGGCAGTACAGGGAGAAGTACTGGTGCTCACCTACACATGGATGTCACCATTGGAGGAAAACGTCGAGACCCACTCAAGTGGATCGACTTCATAAAAGCAGACGGTCTTTTGGATGTTTACGGGGAACAACCCAGTTTCGAAGGGGGCGAGATTTCCAATCCGGATACAGAAAAGATGGAGTATGTGGGCGAATTTGAGATCACTGCGTACACGGCCGGCAAAGAGTCAACCGGAAAGGAGCCTGGAGACCCCGGGTATGGGATCACAGCTTCTGGGAAACCGGTGCGTCCCGATCATACGATCGCTGCCGATTGGACGGTAATTCCAGCAGGTAGCATTGTGAAGATCGAAGGATTGGAGCCCTACTACGTGGTCGAAGATGTGGGCAGTGACATCAAGGGAAATCGAATTGATATCTATATGCCCGAGCTAGAAGATGCCTTGCAATTTGGAAGACAAAAACGTCGGGTTTGGATCATGAAACACTAG
- a CDS encoding metal-dependent hydrolase, with protein MLGRTHMTVAVAAYCSYNLPHQWDELPLWVMGLGTVIFTSLLPDITEPRSRMGGMLMPFIPSWLRPFVFLVVGGMLVYYGWEKYELLFMVIGVLLLLLVLVKNRESPTHGFVGIGVVVAFAWLYQPNLWKPALIGYGSHLALDFISEKIALFSPLSSRRFGVTFFQTGSTAERLIVQWGAIFYTAWITIQSYLSI; from the coding sequence ATGCTAGGACGCACACATATGACTGTTGCGGTTGCTGCGTACTGCTCGTACAATCTACCGCATCAATGGGATGAATTGCCGCTATGGGTAATGGGACTAGGCACGGTCATTTTTACATCGTTACTTCCTGATATAACGGAGCCAAGAAGTCGAATGGGTGGGATGTTGATGCCCTTCATACCTTCCTGGCTCCGTCCCTTTGTTTTCTTGGTGGTAGGAGGGATGCTGGTTTATTACGGATGGGAAAAGTACGAACTGTTATTCATGGTCATTGGGGTTCTTCTGCTTTTACTGGTGCTTGTAAAAAACCGGGAAAGCCCCACACATGGCTTTGTGGGAATCGGAGTCGTTGTCGCATTTGCTTGGTTGTATCAACCTAACTTGTGGAAACCGGCCCTGATTGGGTACGGTTCTCATCTCGCCTTGGATTTCATTTCTGAAAAGATTGCGCTGTTTTCGCCGTTGAGCTCAAGACGCTTCGGTGTAACGTTTTTTCAGACTGGTTCAACCGCAGAGCGGCTGATAGTCCAATGGGGGGCGATTTTCTACACAGCTTGGATTACTATTCAGTCATATCTCTCTATCTAG
- a CDS encoding reverse transcriptase-like protein yields MYTGCFDITRNKKNLYAIAWLISPEGERVWQFQERVEGLDRNEAYYHALQVLLEEILARGITAVKLLGTNSLVMKQASGQWQAKKARLFNYCVKVRSMLANLQHFRFERLDREQQEEEQGMSFNSVTRVGGGNEVEQFVVVSFW; encoded by the coding sequence ATGTATACAGGTTGCTTTGACATTACCCGAAACAAGAAGAATTTGTATGCTATTGCGTGGTTAATTTCTCCAGAAGGAGAAAGGGTGTGGCAATTTCAAGAGCGTGTTGAAGGACTTGATCGGAACGAGGCGTACTATCATGCGCTCCAGGTGTTGCTTGAAGAAATACTCGCCCGTGGCATTACAGCGGTAAAGTTACTCGGTACAAATTCCCTTGTCATGAAACAGGCAAGTGGCCAATGGCAGGCCAAAAAAGCACGTCTGTTCAACTATTGTGTAAAGGTAAGAAGCATGCTTGCAAATCTTCAACATTTTCGGTTTGAGCGGTTGGATCGAGAGCAGCAGGAAGAGGAACAGGGGATGTCATTCAATTCTGTTACTCGTGTAGGAGGGGGAAATGAGGTGGAACAATTTGTCGTGGTGAGTTTCTGGTAA
- a CDS encoding DUF5348 domain-containing protein: protein MNTNKLYQLYVYLVNHSFVRISDVADVFAVHRATVWRNIRKLEIANLIQTQRTCEGVKIEKVGEWRQDATQVKVVPRKARDSNVASKTVLKEKIRIQEVGGRGDARTEQVVPNVAMGMESDVAFVPSCNCMDKAGNVAFQEPAAANGVYIKKYILPQLVTRACVNPATLVNQQSGATALKPIDCDEGEITAASLASALILPSKVSTDRARAAATWIREWIDLPVYFRHLGITVQRENRSGEHPCLCPLHGDTEPSMYANREKGIWYCHACSISGDAAEMVRHMYGMRFGDAVRKVLKDVRQLLFKGETRVLLAIPGEVYRAWIDLGKYKRPRNQSSCKQKTTTVSNKLLKMQRRELAHKYAADLCLSQDAQNYLRERGLDANTIRTYGIGWDQKTNSIVFSNRDAVTGDVLGFTYRSIAPTSKKRYRNTPDDSLFQKGAVLFGLYEVLKEAKRSKTLYLVEGGFDAILMRQELRVPAAAMQASHLSIEQACLIERVVGKDVKIYVVRDNDEAGGKGIELTKKTLQSKGFDYEVLRPKNVFKDIAEQLQTEKQERMRKMGKINTMKELLGKLPLSVTVQKVNQILENIEPSVLSADERLEYHLLNRVTEHLEAALYDLSYLNKKVTAQGRLYKNSSGRYAINEDHYFTCGETIEILVNEEEDGGYWVRTRIEHNGEDYYAVDRPKISLQGTMARVRYRQG from the coding sequence ATGAACACAAACAAATTATACCAACTTTATGTGTATTTGGTCAACCATTCCTTTGTTCGTATCAGTGATGTTGCAGATGTTTTTGCAGTTCACAGAGCTACCGTTTGGAGGAATATACGGAAACTTGAAATTGCCAATCTGATCCAGACACAACGGACATGTGAAGGGGTCAAAATCGAAAAGGTGGGTGAGTGGCGGCAGGATGCTACCCAGGTTAAAGTAGTCCCAAGAAAAGCACGGGACAGTAATGTTGCATCCAAGACTGTCCTTAAAGAAAAGATTAGGATTCAGGAGGTGGGGGGCAGAGGAGACGCCAGAACGGAACAGGTCGTTCCCAATGTTGCAATGGGAATGGAAAGCGATGTTGCATTTGTCCCCAGCTGCAATTGCATGGATAAAGCAGGTAATGTTGCATTCCAAGAACCGGCAGCCGCTAATGGAGTATATATAAAAAAGTATATATTACCCCAGTTGGTTACGCGCGCGTGTGTGAATCCTGCAACGTTGGTCAATCAGCAGTCGGGGGCCACGGCTCTAAAACCAATTGATTGTGACGAGGGTGAAATCACTGCGGCTTCTCTCGCGAGTGCATTGATTTTACCCTCGAAAGTTTCCACGGACCGAGCTCGAGCTGCTGCAACATGGATACGAGAATGGATTGACCTCCCGGTATATTTCCGTCATCTTGGGATTACGGTTCAAAGAGAAAACCGATCGGGTGAACATCCTTGCTTGTGCCCGCTCCATGGGGATACCGAACCAAGTATGTATGCCAACAGGGAAAAAGGCATCTGGTACTGCCATGCCTGCTCCATTTCTGGCGATGCTGCGGAAATGGTTCGACACATGTACGGAATGCGCTTTGGAGATGCGGTACGGAAGGTGCTTAAGGACGTAAGACAGCTATTGTTCAAAGGCGAAACCCGAGTGCTTTTAGCAATACCAGGGGAGGTTTATCGGGCTTGGATTGATTTGGGAAAATACAAGAGACCCCGCAACCAATCTTCGTGTAAGCAGAAGACGACTACTGTTTCAAATAAACTTCTCAAAATGCAACGACGGGAGCTGGCGCATAAGTATGCTGCCGATCTTTGTCTCTCCCAAGATGCCCAGAACTATCTAAGAGAAAGGGGATTGGATGCTAATACCATCCGAACGTATGGCATTGGATGGGATCAGAAGACCAACAGTATCGTATTCTCCAACCGAGACGCAGTAACAGGGGATGTGCTTGGGTTTACGTACAGATCCATTGCACCCACTTCCAAAAAACGATACCGCAATACGCCTGACGACAGCCTCTTTCAAAAAGGGGCTGTTTTATTTGGCCTTTATGAAGTGCTGAAAGAGGCAAAACGCAGCAAGACACTCTATTTAGTAGAGGGGGGATTTGATGCAATCTTAATGCGCCAAGAGCTTCGGGTACCAGCTGCGGCCATGCAAGCTTCACATCTATCAATAGAACAAGCGTGCCTAATAGAACGGGTTGTTGGGAAAGATGTGAAGATTTACGTTGTCCGAGATAATGACGAGGCGGGCGGAAAAGGGATTGAACTGACCAAAAAAACGTTACAGAGTAAGGGTTTCGATTATGAGGTGTTGAGACCGAAGAATGTTTTTAAGGATATTGCCGAGCAACTTCAAACTGAAAAACAAGAGAGGATGAGGAAAATGGGCAAAATCAATACCATGAAAGAATTGCTGGGGAAACTCCCATTATCGGTAACTGTTCAGAAGGTGAATCAAATCCTCGAAAATATAGAGCCGAGCGTTTTATCTGCTGATGAGCGATTGGAATATCATCTGCTGAACAGAGTAACAGAACACTTGGAAGCAGCTTTGTATGATCTTAGCTATTTGAACAAGAAGGTTACCGCTCAGGGACGTTTGTACAAAAACAGCAGCGGCAGATATGCCATCAATGAGGATCATTACTTCACCTGCGGAGAGACCATCGAAATATTGGTGAACGAAGAAGAGGACGGTGGATATTGGGTACGAACCAGGATTGAACATAATGGGGAAGACTATTACGCGGTAGATCGGCCAAAGATCAGTCTCCAAGGTACGATGGCGAGAGTTCGATATCGGCAAGGATGA
- a CDS encoding sce7726 family protein, with translation MEKLRDQDVREVLLEFLSSEHRDEPDTRIINELGIDFGASRVDVAVVNGILHGYEIKSESDNLKRLPKQMEYYNRLFERVTIVVDEKYYDEVKVTVPNWWGITTVKKRAGEVKLISKRKGRKQTSQDKELLLKLLWKDELEKLVDVLGYSKKLKRLTKSQLLDIFAGEKDIDVIKNFVYTSLKTREFWRK, from the coding sequence ATGGAAAAGCTACGTGACCAAGATGTTAGGGAGGTACTACTTGAGTTCCTTTCATCTGAACATCGAGATGAGCCAGATACCAGGATCATTAATGAATTGGGAATTGATTTTGGTGCTTCAAGAGTAGATGTCGCGGTTGTTAACGGTATACTACACGGTTATGAGATTAAGAGCGAAAGCGACAATCTAAAAAGACTTCCAAAGCAAATGGAATATTATAATCGGTTATTTGAACGAGTTACTATTGTGGTTGACGAGAAGTATTATGATGAAGTTAAAGTCACTGTGCCCAACTGGTGGGGGATTACAACTGTTAAGAAGAGAGCAGGAGAAGTCAAATTAATAAGCAAAAGAAAAGGACGTAAGCAAACGTCCCAAGATAAAGAGTTGCTATTAAAATTACTTTGGAAAGATGAATTAGAGAAGCTAGTTGATGTTCTGGGTTATTCAAAAAAGCTAAAAAGGCTTACCAAATCTCAACTTTTGGATATTTTTGCAGGTGAGAAAGATATCGATGTGATAAAGAATTTTGTTTATACCTCTCTCAAAACTAGAGAATTCTGGCGGAAGTAA
- a CDS encoding sigma factor-like helix-turn-helix DNA-binding protein: MLAHGECFTHSQIADMLGITKSSVDTHIKRAQQKYRIV, translated from the coding sequence GTGCTGGCGCATGGAGAATGCTTCACTCATTCACAGATTGCGGATATGCTCGGCATAACAAAGAGCAGCGTAGACACTCACATCAAGCGCGCTCAGCAAAAATATCGGATCGTGTGA
- a CDS encoding DUF4406 domain-containing protein → MENQRIGVCSVCDEPIHYKYPCRCRREKPRVITLCGSTRFKREFEEVNKNLTLQGNLVISVGVFGHSEGIQLSEQEKQMLDNIHLRKIDMADEIYVINFGGYIGSSTKNEIEYAKATGKEIRYHDEKAVN, encoded by the coding sequence ATGGAAAATCAACGTATTGGCGTATGTTCAGTTTGCGACGAGCCGATCCACTATAAATACCCTTGCAGATGCAGAAGGGAAAAACCAAGGGTCATCACCCTATGCGGATCGACACGATTCAAAAGAGAGTTTGAAGAGGTCAATAAAAACCTTACATTGCAAGGGAACCTCGTGATATCGGTTGGCGTGTTTGGCCATAGCGAAGGCATCCAATTGTCAGAGCAAGAAAAGCAGATGCTGGACAATATCCACTTAAGAAAAATTGACATGGCAGATGAGATTTATGTGATCAATTTCGGTGGATACATTGGTTCTAGCACAAAGAACGAGATCGAATATGCTAAGGCAACCGGTAAGGAAATACGGTATCACGACGAAAAAGCGGTAAATTAA
- a CDS encoding DNA adenine methylase produces the protein MKVSRILHYPGSKWSMADWIIEHMPEHETYLEPFFGSGAVLFNKPPSKIETVNDLDGQVVNLFRVIRDRPEELAEKIRWTPYSRQEYYDSYEPTGDELEDARRFLIRCWMARGGKTSDRTGWRHIIDTNGPSVTKSWAELPEKILAVTERLRYVQIEQQPALQLIERHRRSEVLIYADPPYVLATRNNRMYKHEMTDADHLELLDALDAHPGPVLLSGYEHLLYDERLAHWYRETKFVQAEGGKRRKEVLWINPLAAQQVGQQTIFSLPGYSWGRWGV, from the coding sequence GTGAAGGTCTCACGGATACTACACTATCCCGGAAGCAAATGGAGCATGGCTGACTGGATCATCGAGCATATGCCGGAGCATGAGACTTACCTGGAGCCGTTTTTCGGAAGCGGCGCTGTCCTTTTCAACAAGCCGCCCTCCAAGATCGAAACGGTGAACGACCTGGACGGCCAAGTGGTCAACCTCTTCCGGGTAATCCGGGACCGGCCGGAGGAATTGGCGGAAAAGATAAGATGGACGCCATACTCCCGGCAGGAGTATTACGACAGCTACGAGCCGACTGGCGACGAGCTAGAGGACGCCCGACGGTTCCTGATTCGCTGCTGGATGGCACGCGGGGGTAAGACAAGCGATAGAACCGGTTGGCGGCACATCATCGACACGAACGGACCATCTGTAACGAAATCTTGGGCGGAATTGCCGGAGAAGATTCTTGCTGTGACGGAACGCCTGCGGTACGTGCAGATCGAGCAGCAACCAGCGCTGCAACTTATTGAACGGCACCGGCGGTCTGAGGTCTTGATTTACGCCGATCCTCCTTATGTCCTGGCGACACGGAACAACCGGATGTACAAACATGAAATGACGGATGCCGACCACCTGGAGCTGCTTGATGCTCTCGATGCCCATCCTGGTCCGGTTTTGCTTTCTGGTTACGAGCATCTCTTGTATGACGAACGCCTGGCGCACTGGTATAGGGAAACCAAATTCGTGCAAGCTGAAGGCGGGAAAAGGCGTAAGGAAGTCCTCTGGATCAATCCGCTGGCTGCGCAGCAGGTTGGGCAACAAACAATCTTTTCGCTGCCGGGGTACAGCTGGGGTAGGTGGGGGGTGTAG
- a CDS encoding ATP-dependent RecD-like DNA helicase, translated as MKTGTLVRYKFRQPNNDFIVAILKQDDGEEITIIGTIYGVEPNEKITVYGDWFKHPQFGEQYRVERWERPIPKSKEQVIAFLSSSLVKGCGEKRAKQIIDVLGENALDIIMKDGEACLLPIRGIGQQKASSIVSSVRASFEVQQIMMELSQYGISTSIVVKAYKEFGSNTLDIIKRNPYQLTKLDLIGFLKADEIAKRIGIMPNSMFRIESCVDYVLKKMCFDFGHCFIPEAELIDEVLKVLNHNTDVHITREEVEQGIFQLEENGRLIIEEEGVYPPFLYRSEKRLAQLLLKFMRSGSNNVNMAAIDTAIKDYQVRSKIVLAEGQREAIRKLFTENLLILTGGPGCGKTASVKAVIDVYQRLNPVASIALAAPTGRASRKLTEVTGLDAATIHRLINFRPGEEPEFNESNPLEADLLIVDEISMMDIQLADLLFRAINPNKTKVLLVGDQDQLPSVNPGNVLKDMLDAGVPHVRLTEVFRQAQNSQIVTNAHRINKGESIVIDPAKQDFYFIQREKPEEIAATIRNSVVRFTQLGYTAADILVLSPMKKGPIGTEELNRVLQETLNPSAPNKEEIVVGKTVFRVGDKIIQTKNNYAKEVYNGDIGKIDRIDYLLDKEGHVTEEKGLYCTINGQAVTYTKEELHELQLAYSITIHKSQGGQAPIVIIPVSTSHYIMLARNLIYTGITRAESKVVLVGTKKALQIAIKNNKIVARNTRLTKRIVEDIQLYGLNKAAPTLPNWEERRAVDFS; from the coding sequence GTGAAAACCGGAACATTAGTCCGTTATAAGTTTCGGCAACCGAACAACGACTTCATTGTTGCCATTCTTAAGCAAGACGATGGCGAAGAAATTACCATCATCGGGACTATTTATGGGGTAGAGCCAAACGAGAAAATCACGGTTTACGGCGATTGGTTTAAACATCCCCAGTTTGGCGAACAGTACCGTGTCGAGCGTTGGGAACGTCCGATTCCGAAAAGCAAGGAACAGGTGATTGCTTTCCTCTCTTCGTCCCTGGTGAAAGGCTGCGGAGAGAAAAGAGCCAAGCAGATTATTGATGTCCTTGGTGAGAACGCATTAGATATTATCATGAAAGACGGAGAAGCCTGCTTGCTGCCGATCCGTGGAATTGGTCAGCAAAAGGCATCTTCTATTGTCTCCAGTGTCCGGGCATCGTTTGAGGTTCAACAGATCATGATGGAGCTGTCACAGTACGGTATAAGTACAAGTATTGTCGTGAAGGCCTACAAAGAGTTTGGCTCCAACACGCTGGACATTATCAAGCGGAATCCGTACCAGCTCACCAAACTGGATCTCATCGGCTTTCTTAAGGCAGACGAAATCGCAAAAAGAATAGGCATCATGCCCAATTCGATGTTCCGGATTGAATCCTGTGTGGATTATGTTCTGAAAAAGATGTGCTTCGATTTTGGCCATTGCTTCATTCCAGAAGCAGAGTTGATCGATGAGGTTCTGAAGGTTCTCAACCACAACACGGACGTACACATTACACGGGAAGAGGTAGAACAGGGGATTTTTCAGCTGGAGGAAAACGGCCGCCTCATTATTGAGGAAGAGGGAGTCTATCCTCCTTTTTTGTATCGCTCCGAAAAGAGACTGGCCCAACTCCTGCTCAAATTTATGCGAAGCGGCAGTAACAACGTAAACATGGCTGCTATCGATACTGCCATCAAAGACTACCAGGTACGTTCCAAAATCGTATTGGCGGAAGGACAACGTGAGGCGATCCGGAAGTTGTTCACTGAAAACCTGTTGATCTTAACCGGTGGTCCAGGATGCGGGAAAACCGCAAGCGTAAAAGCCGTCATTGATGTGTATCAACGGCTTAACCCAGTGGCAAGTATTGCTTTGGCTGCACCGACAGGACGGGCCAGCCGCAAACTGACGGAGGTAACCGGACTGGATGCGGCCACCATTCACAGACTCATTAACTTCCGGCCGGGAGAGGAGCCAGAATTCAACGAAAGCAATCCGCTTGAAGCAGATTTACTCATCGTCGATGAAATATCCATGATGGACATACAGCTGGCCGATCTGCTGTTCAGAGCGATCAACCCGAACAAAACGAAAGTACTACTGGTAGGGGATCAGGATCAGCTCCCTTCCGTGAACCCAGGAAATGTACTAAAAGATATGTTGGACGCTGGCGTTCCGCACGTGCGGCTCACAGAAGTCTTTCGCCAGGCGCAAAACAGCCAGATTGTTACCAATGCTCACCGGATCAATAAAGGCGAGTCGATTGTCATTGATCCAGCGAAACAGGACTTTTACTTCATCCAGCGGGAAAAGCCGGAAGAGATCGCTGCTACGATTCGGAACAGCGTCGTGAGGTTTACGCAGCTTGGATACACCGCTGCAGATATTCTTGTCCTCAGTCCCATGAAAAAGGGACCCATTGGAACAGAAGAGCTGAATCGTGTGCTCCAGGAAACCCTCAATCCCTCTGCCCCCAATAAGGAAGAAATCGTGGTCGGGAAAACAGTCTTTCGAGTCGGGGACAAGATTATTCAGACCAAAAACAACTACGCGAAAGAGGTTTATAACGGCGATATCGGTAAGATTGATCGGATTGATTACCTGCTGGACAAAGAAGGGCACGTAACGGAAGAGAAAGGTCTGTACTGCACGATCAACGGCCAAGCGGTGACATACACAAAGGAAGAATTACATGAGCTTCAACTGGCCTATAGTATCACCATACACAAGTCGCAGGGAGGGCAGGCTCCCATCGTCATCATACCGGTATCGACCAGTCATTACATCATGCTTGCGAGAAATCTCATTTACACCGGAATCACCCGAGCCGAATCCAAAGTAGTCTTGGTGGGAACCAAAAAAGCCTTGCAAATTGCGATTAAGAACAACAAGATTGTGGCACGTAATACGAGACTAACCAAACGAATCGTTGAGGACATTCAGCTATATGGACTGAACAAGGCAGCCCCGACTCTTCCTAATTGGGAGGAGAGAAGGGCTGTTGATTTTTCCTAG
- a CDS encoding DUF6906 family protein produces MKNGKNLTRTQKLVLLSCDLNPKDWLLSKKLPDMWLLVHRRTKQTLALSLKRSSDAS; encoded by the coding sequence TTGAAAAACGGGAAAAACTTGACACGAACGCAAAAACTCGTACTTCTTAGCTGTGACCTTAATCCGAAGGATTGGCTGCTAAGCAAAAAACTGCCCGATATGTGGCTGCTCGTTCATCGGCGGACAAAACAAACATTAGCATTATCGCTCAAGAGGAGCTCAGATGCGAGTTAA